Part of the Acidobacteriota bacterium genome, GGTGGACGTCAACATCAAGGGGGTCATACGCTGTGCCGCGGCCGTGGCCGTGGGCATGAAGCAGCGAGGCCGGGGGAGGATCATCAACGTTTCCTCCATTGCCGCTCTGGGCACCTCCATGCCCGGAGTGACCGGTTACGCCATGACCAAGGCTGCGGTCAACATGTTTAACCGCCGGCTCGCCAGGGAACTGGGTCCCCACAACATCACCGTGAACGCCATTGCACCCGGATTTATCCTCACCGACATGTCTCGTGAGGGTGCCCGAGCCAGCGGGACCTACGTCGACGGCATCGCCGACCGGACCATGTTGCGTCGAGTGGGCGCCCCGGCCGACATCGCGGGGGTCGCCCTCTTTCTGGCCTCGGACGACTCCTCCTTTATGACGGGGCAGGTGCTTACCGTGGATGGCGGGCGCATCGACTATCTCACCCACTCGGTGTAACCGGTCCGTCAGGCCCCGGGCGTCCGGGGTTTTCGGATGCAATCACGAGACAGAGTCCAAGGAAAAGAATCCCTCATGCAGCCTGAACGCATCGTGTCCATCGCTCCCATCGATCGGATAGCCATCGACATCCTGCAACAGGTGGCTCCGGTGGAGATCTCGCCCTCTCCGGATGAACCGACGGTGCTTACCCTGCTGGAGGGCACCATCGGGCTGGTGGCCCGAGGCACCGAAGGCGGCATTACCCGAAAAATCATGGAAAACTGCCCGGGCTTGCGGGTCATCGGTCGACCCGGGGTCGGCTACGATACGGTGGACGTGGCCTTTGCCACCCAGCGGAAGATTCCGGTGGTGTACGCTCCCATCGGAGGGTTCGCCGTCGCCGAAGCGGCCCTGGCGCTGCTGATGGCCATCGTCAAGAAGGTCCAGTTGGCCGACTCCATCCTCAAGCAAGGTCAGTGGCAGCGCCGCTACCAGATGAGCACGGGGGATCTGACCGGGCACACCCTGGGGATCATCGGGCTGGGTCGAATCGGGGGTCGCCTGGCCGGGCTGGTGCGGAATTTCGAGATGGAAGTGCTGGGCTACGATCCCTTCCTGACGGAAGAAGCAGCCAAGGGGATGGGAGTCGAGCTGGTGCCGCTGGATGACCTGCTGCGACGTTCCGATTTCATTTCGGTGCACGTCCCCCTGGGGGAGCAGACCCGCGGCCTGATCAACCGGGAGCGGATTGCCCGGATGAAGCCGGGAGCCATCTTCATCAACACCGCCCGGGGCGGGGTGGTGGAAAGCCTGGACGTGCTGGCCGACGCCCTGGAGAGCGGCCACCTGGGAGCGGTGGGTCTGGACGTGTTTCCCACCGAACCCCCCGACACCTCCCACCGCCTGTTCAAACACCCCCACTTTACCGGGGCTCCCCATTTGCTGGGCGTGAGCAGTCTGGCCATGGAGCGCATCTATCGCTCCATGGCCAACGACATGGTGGCGGTTATCCAGGGGAGGCGGCCCCGCTACTGCGTCAATCCGGAGGTTTGTGAGGAGCTGTTCGAGTCTTGACTGAAAGC contains:
- a CDS encoding 3-oxoacyl-ACP reductase FabG, whose protein sequence is MAAARLRLEGKVALVTGASRGIGKAIALAFAGEGAAVAVNYAANRRLAEEVCEAIASAGGRALCVQADVGVAEQVDSMVRQVLEEYGRIDVLVNNAGLLNQEPSLEATGEGFDRMVDVNIKGVIRCAAAVAVGMKQRGRGRIINVSSIAALGTSMPGVTGYAMTKAAVNMFNRRLARELGPHNITVNAIAPGFILTDMSREGARASGTYVDGIADRTMLRRVGAPADIAGVALFLASDDSSFMTGQVLTVDGGRIDYLTHSV
- a CDS encoding NAD(P)-binding domain-containing protein, encoding MQPERIVSIAPIDRIAIDILQQVAPVEISPSPDEPTVLTLLEGTIGLVARGTEGGITRKIMENCPGLRVIGRPGVGYDTVDVAFATQRKIPVVYAPIGGFAVAEAALALLMAIVKKVQLADSILKQGQWQRRYQMSTGDLTGHTLGIIGLGRIGGRLAGLVRNFEMEVLGYDPFLTEEAAKGMGVELVPLDDLLRRSDFISVHVPLGEQTRGLINRERIARMKPGAIFINTARGGVVESLDVLADALESGHLGAVGLDVFPTEPPDTSHRLFKHPHFTGAPHLLGVSSLAMERIYRSMANDMVAVIQGRRPRYCVNPEVCEELFES